Proteins co-encoded in one Bacillus spongiae genomic window:
- a CDS encoding phosphoribosylanthranilate isomerase, with the protein MTVKICGITSPIDAQNAIEAGADMIGFVFAKSRRKVSVKEAENIVKTLDHNVKTVGVFVDAPLDEVLETARTVGLDMIQLHGKENAEYIKQIPYPIIKAISVTETTDLGEIQQYDSDYLLFDGAKAGSGETFEWDLLETFKRNQQKVMLAGGLTSENVAEAIMRVKPEMVDVSSGVEVNGKKNQDKMKAFVKEAQKAFAKLKDKENQNEQLRTAN; encoded by the coding sequence GTGACAGTGAAAATTTGCGGAATTACTTCTCCAATAGATGCTCAAAACGCGATTGAAGCAGGGGCTGATATGATTGGGTTCGTCTTTGCTAAAAGTCGAAGAAAGGTATCCGTAAAGGAAGCAGAAAACATTGTAAAGACACTTGACCACAATGTGAAAACAGTAGGAGTATTCGTAGATGCTCCGCTTGATGAAGTTCTTGAGACAGCCCGGACGGTCGGACTCGATATGATTCAGTTACACGGAAAAGAGAACGCAGAATATATAAAGCAGATTCCTTACCCGATTATAAAAGCGATAAGTGTAACTGAAACAACAGACCTAGGTGAGATTCAACAGTACGACAGTGACTATCTATTGTTCGACGGAGCCAAGGCGGGAAGTGGAGAAACATTTGAATGGGATTTATTAGAAACATTTAAGCGGAACCAGCAGAAAGTAATGTTGGCAGGTGGATTAACCTCGGAAAATGTAGCAGAAGCAATTATGAGAGTTAAACCAGAAATGGTTGATGTTTCCTCAGGTGTTGAAGTGAACGGGAAGAAGAATCAAGATAAAATGAAAGCTTTTGTAAAAGAGGCTCAAAAAGCTTTTGCAAAGCTTAAGGATAAGGAGAATCAAAATGAACAATTACGAACAGCCAACTAA
- the trpC gene encoding indole-3-glycerol phosphate synthase TrpC yields the protein MTSILKEIIAKKKEEVVTHKEQSFSTSESMKQRRFQANLIDKKEIAIIAEIKRASPSKGDIKMTVDPVSQAKMYERAGADAISVLTDEAFFKGSIEDLKAVRKAVNLPLLCKDFIIDPVQIDRAKEAGANIILLIVAALTTDELTSLYHYCLQQDLEVLVEVHDEQELTTALQLGATLIGINNRDLNTFTVDLAVSEQLSNLVHSKDITVISESGIKTRLDVERLTNSNVGGILVGETLMKSENIDETMQQLKVMKRGERV from the coding sequence ATGACGTCCATTTTAAAAGAAATTATCGCTAAAAAGAAGGAAGAGGTTGTAACGCATAAAGAGCAGTCCTTTTCCACTAGTGAATCGATGAAACAGCGTCGTTTTCAAGCGAATCTAATCGACAAAAAAGAAATCGCGATAATTGCAGAGATTAAAAGAGCTTCTCCTTCAAAAGGGGATATTAAAATGACGGTTGATCCTGTCTCTCAAGCGAAAATGTATGAAAGAGCTGGTGCTGACGCGATTTCTGTTTTGACGGATGAAGCATTTTTTAAAGGAAGTATAGAAGATCTAAAAGCGGTAAGAAAAGCCGTTAACCTTCCTCTTTTATGTAAAGATTTTATCATCGACCCTGTTCAAATTGATCGCGCCAAAGAAGCGGGTGCGAATATTATCCTGTTGATTGTTGCAGCTTTAACGACAGACGAGTTAACCTCACTTTATCACTATTGCCTGCAGCAAGACCTTGAGGTGTTAGTGGAAGTACATGATGAACAGGAACTTACGACCGCTTTGCAGCTAGGTGCAACGCTCATAGGGATTAATAATCGTGATTTGAACACGTTTACGGTTGATCTAGCGGTTTCGGAGCAGTTATCTAATCTCGTCCATTCAAAGGATATTACGGTAATTAGTGAAAGTGGTATCAAAACACGTTTAGATGTAGAGCGACTAACGAACTCAAATGTAGGAGGAATACTAGTCGGTGAAACGTTGATGAAAAGCGAAAATATCGACGAAACGATGCAGCAGTTAAAGGTAATGAAACGAGGTGAGCGAGTGTGA
- the trpB gene encoding tryptophan synthase subunit beta — translation MNNYEQPTKKGHFGPYGGRYVPETLMKAVIELEEEYTQAIQEEEFQQELSYYLKQYIGRENPLYFAENLTKKIGGAKIYLKREDLNHTGAHKINNTIGQALLAKRMGKKKIVAETGAGQHGVATATVCALFDLECVIFMGEEDVRRQQLNVFRMELLGAKVVPVKQGKGTLKDAVNEALRYWVTHVMDTHYIMGSVLGPHPFPQIVRDFQSVIGKETKEQILEQENRLPDLVVACVGGGSNAMGMFYPFIDDHSVQIVGVEAGGAGVETEEHAASLTRGRKGILHGALMYVLQDEQGQIEEAHSVSAGLDYPGVGPEHSYLKDIGRVEYTSVTDDEALEALKLLCTTEGILPALESSHAVSQAIEEAKDRPKEDIIVICLSGRGDKDVETIRQKLGGVSYE, via the coding sequence ATGAACAATTACGAACAGCCAACTAAAAAAGGTCATTTCGGTCCTTACGGGGGACGATACGTTCCAGAAACGTTAATGAAAGCGGTCATAGAGCTAGAAGAAGAGTATACTCAAGCAATCCAAGAAGAAGAGTTTCAGCAGGAGCTTTCCTACTATTTGAAGCAATATATTGGGAGAGAAAACCCATTGTATTTTGCGGAAAATCTAACGAAGAAGATTGGTGGAGCAAAGATTTATTTAAAGCGTGAAGATTTGAACCACACTGGAGCCCACAAAATAAATAACACGATTGGTCAAGCGCTACTTGCTAAGCGAATGGGCAAGAAAAAAATAGTGGCTGAAACTGGGGCTGGACAGCACGGAGTTGCAACTGCGACAGTATGTGCTCTATTCGATTTGGAATGCGTCATTTTTATGGGGGAGGAAGATGTCCGCCGCCAACAATTAAATGTTTTTCGTATGGAGCTTCTTGGCGCGAAAGTCGTACCTGTTAAACAAGGAAAGGGTACGTTGAAGGATGCCGTCAATGAAGCCTTACGTTATTGGGTGACACATGTTATGGACACTCATTACATTATGGGATCTGTACTAGGACCTCACCCATTCCCACAAATCGTCCGTGATTTTCAAAGCGTCATTGGGAAAGAAACGAAAGAACAAATTCTTGAACAGGAAAACCGTTTGCCGGACTTAGTGGTAGCTTGTGTAGGTGGAGGAAGTAATGCAATGGGAATGTTCTACCCATTTATCGACGATCATTCCGTTCAGATAGTTGGAGTTGAAGCTGGAGGAGCGGGAGTAGAAACGGAAGAGCACGCTGCTTCGTTAACAAGGGGGAGAAAAGGAATTCTTCACGGTGCTTTAATGTATGTCCTTCAAGACGAACAAGGTCAAATTGAAGAGGCACATTCCGTTTCAGCTGGTTTAGATTATCCAGGAGTAGGACCTGAACATAGTTATTTAAAGGATATTGGCAGAGTAGAGTATACGTCTGTTACAGACGATGAAGCACTAGAAGCGCTAAAACTTTTATGTACGACAGAAGGTATTTTACCAGCTCTTGAAAGCTCTCACGCTGTCTCACAGGCAATCGAAGAGGCAAAGG